Genomic window (Takifugu rubripes chromosome 1, fTakRub1.2, whole genome shotgun sequence):
CCTGTGTGCCGCCTGCTCCCAGATTTGGGACATGTGGACTTTTTATTCAGTATTTCGAGATATTTGACCTCCACCCTAGAAGACATTCTTCTGCAAACTTAGCAAGTTGCTGCGTCAGGCCTTAGCCCAGCTCCTCTCGCCCCACCATCCATCCTAGCGCTGAAATTTACAGCCTCCAGATTCTTCCCCTTGTTGCTGTACGGGAGAAAAAAATATGCTATCAACTTCACAACTCCCCAGAGGAAATTTATTACAGTTCGCAGGAATCTGCCGCAAGATttccaaacaggaaataatCTGACCGCGCAGCTGTTAAATAAGCTTAAAAAGTCCAAATCCTCTGTTATCAAGTCTCTGAAGAGTCGCCGTCTGCTGTCTGTTGATGCTTTCTATACAAACTCATTTCTGCAaagtaaaacttttttttgcaaGCCATAATCAGCCATAATTAAACACTAATTAGAATGGTCTTTGAATTCATCAGGCCACTTAGCTGACAACATGGGGGTAAACAGTCATTAGCATAGATGTTGAGAGGACATGCAAAAATGAATCGCATTGTTTGCACCTTGCAAATCCCGATTAGAGCAATCAACCTTGAGGAGTCGAGCGCTCCGAGGTCACTGTCAGGCATCTTTCCTCACTGCCTTCATTAATGTGGCGATAAGCGCTTTATTAACGGGACCATCTGAAGGAAAAGAGGACTATCAATGGGAATGTGGTCCTCGTGCTCTCTCATCCTGCACAGCTTCGTTAATGATCACGGAACGCCTCAAAAAGCTTCCCCATGCAACTGCCTGCACGTTTATGACATCTTTaactttgtttcttttcatcctttcatcagTCATTCATCGGATGATCCACGCTGATGGGGTCCGTACACTTTGTCTTGCGTTTAGCCGCGCTCACTCTTCATCCTATAGAcccatatttcatatttcagtGAACGTGCAGCGTGGCTGACAGATGAAAGGCCCTGAAATGGGATAATGAAGCCTCTCGCAAGATTAGCCAAGCGTCTTTTAttctctgctggaggaaaaaaattTTTACAGCACTTTAGAGACACGATACATGTGCAGACGAGACACTTTTAAAATGGCTGGACATCTTCTCTTACATTTGTTGCACTggcttaattacattttaactAAACCGTCAGTTCTGGCTTCATTTGGAACCCATGCGTTTTCCCTTATCGgtggttccatccatccatccatccatccatccatccatccatccatccatccatccatccatccatccatccatccatccatccatccatccatcaatccatccatccatcccccacaAAGCAGAGTGTGGCCTCCATTTTCAGCGTTCACCGGGTATTCAGCGGCAATAAAGGCACCACTCTTCCCATTATGTTGTATAAATCCTGTTTATTTGAGCTGCTTCTGAACTGTCTGGGTATACTGCGTGTTTTAACGCTGCTTTAAAGGTATGTTTGTGTCACCCTGTGAGATTTATGCCTCTGTCCTCGCCTAATGAGAAGCcctttgattcattctttctttaTGCACTGAGATGGTTTTATCGTTTCAGATAAAACATGGATGCACACTCCGGAGGCTCTGGCCAAGCATTATATCTCCTACAATGTCAAGGTAGGTGACACCATATCACCCAAGCTTTTGTCTGGAGGGGAATGAAAAAGTGATTTTGAGTCTCCACCATTTTGGAAAGAATGTCCAACCTTGAAGAGAATAGCCGCGCTGAGATCCATTCACTTTCTTTTAGGGaggtctttattttctgtttacatgaaaaaaaagcagaaatcttTTGGTATATAAAGAAAATATTTGATCAAACTTTGTTTTGGGACTTTGGTCAGCCTTCGCTTCTTATCGTTTTGCTCACGTGGAAACCGACGTGACCCGACCCGAAGCAGCCACAGCCGCCGCGTTGAGCTGAGGCTTAGCTCGGAAGCACCGAGTCACTCTGAAGTCACTTTCCTGTCGGAGTTTGTCGGACGTGTCACTCTACGTTTTCCTCTTCCCAAATTGGCAGAGCAGCTACGGCAGAGTTCTTTAAAAGGGTCCGTCGTCCGACCTGCTTGGAGGAATGAAGGCTATGACTATTCCCTGAAGTGGAAAAGTGGTGTCGGATCTCACTGATGAGTTGGCTGTCTGTCTGAATTTGTTCGGATCTGAGAACATTAGTCAGAGCAAACGGAGGTGTAGGGAAGGAGGCACGGAGCCGGGAATGTTCTCTGTTTTGTCTCCAGTTTAAAGATCAGGATCTGTCCCACCGAGCCAGGGAAAAAATCTTATCGTGGTGCCCAGGTGTGAGCAATAGTGGTCAGAAACAAGACGGTTTCAGGTCACCTGTGCAGCTTTTTGCCTTTGATACAAACATGGAATTGGCAAATATTAATAGGATGCTTTAACTTTCagttgaaaaatgaaattaaggAGAATTTGGCAGGTAAAAAACTATTCTGTCAGGACTGAAAGCTTCAATTATTAAATTCGAGTTGAGCAGAATAAACTGGTGAAATATGGACATTTTATACCAAAATGTTCTGCATAAACACTTTCATGTTCATGGCTCAGAACCCAAAGAAGAGATTGTGACTGTACCGGTATTTGACGTTTACAAAATAttgaataaatgaacaaatatgAATAATATTTCAACAaaatgatgacattttattGTCCTATTAGTCGTCAATGGATTTTCTTTAGACTTTCTGCAGCTAAACCCAAGATAAAATGATGGTTCCGGACGTATTTTTCTGACCTATTTAAGGGAATCCTACCCCATGataagaacaaaagaaaaaatgaaaaatgtgacaaaaactTAAGGAACACGTCTATTCTTGTAACCAGAGATTCCCTTCATAGGTCTTGACTTTaaggatttaaaataaaaaaaagtttcacaAAAACTCCTTTTCAGGGGAGACGCAGTGACGTTGTGTTGATGGATCTCTGAACGCTTCTGAATTTAAGATCTGATGATTCTGAACAGAATCTCAGGTGCATTTTGCATTAAAGACATGTAAAGAAGTGTTTTGAACTTGCTCGACTGCTGACGGCTCCTCTGGTTCTGGATCCTCATTCGTCTCCATCGTTGTCTCGCTGCTGAAGCGGCGGCTATAATTAGCTTTGTGTTCATGAAGCGCCAGCATGGCCTCTTTGCTCTGAGACGCTGACGTGTGTTTAACTTGGGGCTGTTTTGACTGCTGTCTCGACTTGCACAATCTGGACTAtgagcagagaaggaaaaagtgAGTTTGAGGGGTAAATTTATGCAAAATCTGCAGTCACATCGTTCAGGGGTCACTTGAATGACACACTTTGTGTCAGAGATCAATGCCTGTCTTGGTGGGTGAGCACGCACTGCCTCCTCCTACTGCTGCTGGCTGGAATATTAAATGAATGCATATTCTgttcaattttaaaataattttcttgGTTGGCGGTACCCTATAAGCGTGAGTGTCCATCCCGAGGGCATGCCTcactctgtttttcctctgcatgCACCGGTTGATGGATGAGCCTCTGAGCTCAGATTGCCCTGGGAAAGCTCTCCAGCAGTCCAAGATGCACTGGTCAGGAACAAGAACTTCTCCATTCTATTCTGCGCGTCTATCAGCAGCGCTGCTGGACACATCTGTGACCACATGCATTAGTCACACCGCTCCAGAGTGCTGACATTTTCGTATTACTTATTCTGATTCCTCTGTTGCGTTGTGACGTTTTGCACACTGGAAAGCAGAATATCCTAATCGTGGTCGTATATTTAAGTGTCAGGTGTCAGTGCGTGAGATTTCCTTTTCCAGTGATGCTTGTAAAGTTCATAAAATCCCTGTTAACATTATTTTTATAGTCTGACGAGAAGAATGGACCCCACCAGTTTCCTGAATTTCTGCCAGGCTCGACTATCTAACAGAGACATTCGTGTCTGTCTGGGCTGTTGGCTACAATCTTCGTCTGGCTCCATTTTGATTTTTCCTTTAAGAAGCTGACGTCTATGTTTGGGACGTCTGATATCGGAGTAGACAACTCTGTGTGTCTGCGCGCGTGTGCTTGTTTGCGTGTGCGTGAGACTGCTACCGCTCCTTTTAAAGCTCTATGGCTCCATCTGATGGCCTTTGGAAGAACTGCACATGTAGATGTTGGACAGCACAAAATCACGAACAAGTAATCAAATCCTTAGGAACGTTGCACACTATTGAgtctcccccaccccaccccacccaccccgaAACCTTTGTTTATGCAATATTGGTTATGTTGATTCAAACCTTTATGGTCATTAGAACCTTCGATGTTTCGTTGCAGTTTACAGGAGACACATGGAGGTAGTTATTACTGCCATATTGTATCATTGATTGAtaattttttcctctttcttcacaGTTCCTTGGAAACACAGAGGTCGAAGCTCCAAAAGGCACAGAAGTTGTGAAGGATGCCGTGAGGAAGCTAAAGGTAAGCCAGCTGCAGATGGGGAGGTTGGGATTGggctgagaggcagaggagggagaagtGAGTGACACCCTAACCCCTTCCTCACCCGTTACAGCCAAGGTGCCCCCTGCATAATAGCCTATAACTGGGTTGTgcaacaggttttttttctccagtaaATCCTCCCCTGGGTGAAAGGAAATGCCAATAAACTAGATTTTAACCTTGAGCGTGAACCAGAGTATAATTGTTTTCTTACATTTATGTTATTAAAACTCAATTTTCACATTATTAAAAGCTCATTTAATTTATTACTCCAGATGGGCACATTTAAGCCATTACAACTCTTGATGTTCTCAATAAACTCCCCCTGGAACGAAGAACAAATTATTTACACTGCAGGCTCCAACTGCATGCTATTATGACTGGTTTCAATAGTAAAATGGAATAATTTACATAAATTAACAATTGCAATAAAGTTTTCCTTTGAAAAAAACGCTCTCTCTCAAGTACAGCATTTCTGGTCATGATTCCTGTAGTTGTTCTTTTGTGTCATTGATGGTCTTAAATGAGGATATATTTAGGCTAATTAAAGTCATAAGTGAAAGGTTCATCAGCATTAAAATAGTCaaataaaccaaagaaaaaggacaaaactACAATCTCcagggcaacaacaacaacaacaaatattgtttttatttgagccAAATGGGttattaaatgacattttaggGATGCAGGAGGACATTTGTATATTCAGTTCACATGAAAATCACATGTATTCCGTTGTTCAGGCCAGTTTTGGCCTGAATGCGTGTGAATCGGTCCTCTCTCACAGCTTGTGGGTGAAGCGGCTGCACTCCCCGCCTGCTGGCCTCTGCTCTGTCTTCCCATGCCAAGAGctgaattggggggggggggggctctggcaGGGGAGAAGGCCTGTTTTCCCAGAGTCCGTACCTCTATTGTTGCATTACATTTGATGTTGAAAGCTTCCATGGACACCCAATCTCCATGGTTACTCTCCTAGATACACTGACAATGAGGACAGGCCTGACCTTTCAGCGAGCATCTAAGAGGAAACTCATTACTAGGTCGGACATAAACTTCTTACTCTGTTATTAAGACCCCCAACTCAGAGAGATCAAACTGAAAAGTTGATTTTGAATAAAATCTAAAGCAATAATCTTATCTTCCATAGATTTTTCCTCTGTATGTAATATAATAATAGATAATATATCAGCTGATCCATATTTGATTATCTGGCAGTGTTTTGCAAATGATTTAACAAAAAATAATGAATTTCCACTGTGAGATCACAAACTTTCAAGCGTATACTCCACTTATCTTCAAAGGTCCTTCATCCATGAATTGCTGACAGATTTAAGCCTCCACTGATCAATATTTTGGAACTTGAGAGCAGCCAACCGATAGAGAAGCATCCTCCTTGTCACAGTTTCCCCTCCTTTAggtgactgtttgtttttatggCCACTCTTtctggcagagcagcagcagattagcgGTGGTCTCAGCGAATCGTTTAGCTCCTGTTGGTTATTTCCACTGAAGAGGGCAGAACGCCGGAGAGCTACCCAGATGGTGTTAGTTGCACAAATGTCCAAAACATTGCTTTAAGTAAAATGAAATGTCATGCTTGCTGTTGGACAAATGTGTGTACATGAACTAGGCTGTTTCCATGATTCAAGTATGGCAGGCACATCTTTGATAATCCCGACATATTTAAGATTTGTGCAGCATTGGCAGAAACTGGTAACCACTGAGTCTACAAAATCACCAAAATAAACTGATTTCAGTTTCCCTTCAGTAGCCAAATCTTTCCAAAGTTTCGTTGGAGACCAGCAAATAAGACCATCACTAGGGCGAGGTTATATGTAGTTGGATTATGAGTTAATAAGATATGCATCGGGTTATTTGTTACATATCTTTAAGATGTCAGTCTCTAATCTACGCAGAGATTCTGTCGttacatttatcatttatcttGAACTCGGTTAACCCACCATTTCTCTTGCGTCCCAACAGTTTCAGAGGCACATCAAGAAATCGGAGGGGCAGAAAATCCCCAAAGTGGAACTGCAGATCTCCATTTATGGTGTGAAGATACTAGATCCAAAGACAAAAGTGAGTGGCGATGCTTCGCCGGGGTATCAGGCTGGAGTCTGTGAATAATGAATAAATTGTGTCTGTTTCCCAGGACGTGCAACACAACTGTCAGTTACACCGGATATCCTTCTGTGCAGATGacaaaacagataaaaggaTATTCACTTTTATTTGCAAAGACTCGGAATCCAACAAGCATCTCTGCTACGTGTTTGACAGTGAAAAGTGTGTAAGTGTCTTTCTGCCTCTGACTCGCTGCCGACCACATTAACACCTCGTTGTTCTTCATCAAAGATCTGTGAGCGTATCAACAATGAAACAATAACAGATAGATTGGGGAAGTTTGACCAAACATTTGCTCTGCAGGCTGAAGAGATAACTCTAACCATTGGGCAGGCCTTCGACTTAGCCTACAAGAAGTTCCTGGAGTCTGGAGGCAAAGACGTGGAAACGCGGAAACAGATTGGAAGTCTTCAAAAAAGagtgtgttttcctttcattcatACCTGTCAccgccatggcaacacaatcATTCATGCAGAGTTGGTTTCTGcagcttgtttttcattttccagtGTTGACAGAAATTAAGGTAATAAATATTAATGATGCAGTATGATGCATCATTTCATCAGCTGCAGCAAAAGCTCAAACAGCAGTTTGAATCATTCTTTGTCTTTCAATTTCAGCGGCTTATTTTATGAGTCATTGGGTGAAGATTTTTTAATTAACATGAAAGGGTTTCAATAATTGGAGACTTTATCAGGTTAAATACAAGAACAAAGTCATAgacatttcattttctcccacGTTTGATATCGTCTTCAAACAGGTTAAAACAGGATGGCTACAGTATAGTAAAACGGTTGCTCTCTTCCACTTAATTAGCAATTATGCATGAATGTGTCAGCTAAATAAGTCAGTTAAGCTGGGTCCTTCCAGTGGCGTCCGTGTTGCGGTTCATTGAGCCTTTAATGACTTGCGGTGGCTAAAGTGAACCATCTGCCTTTTTCCTTCCTACAGATTCAAGAACTGGAAACAGAAAACTCGGAGCTGAAGCAACAGCTTCAGAATCTGGAAGAGCAGCTGATGATTGCCCACATGCCACCAGTAAGTGCGAACTGAATGCAGGCAGACTTAATCATGATGGTATATTCATGACCTTTAAGTCTTAAATAGATATACGATGCCGGCTGCTGGTAGATATTTCCTTATGTCTCTTCTTAAGTTTGGACAACTCAACCTTCCAAAGAGGTCTGAACTCTGAATCATCGCTGTTACACACTTGGCTAGTCTGATTAGGAAATTAATACACTAACCTTCTTTTTATGGAGCTAAATGCCAGCAGAGCCTCTTGGGACTAATTACCCATCACGCGCCTGTCCATTAACAAGGCCACATGATAGTGTTCTTCTTCGGTGGTTTTTGTGTCTCAGCACATGAACACAGTGGATGAGGCGTACATGCTGCGGAGGCCGTCCTCTCTCTTCTGGTTTGACAGCATCACAACGCTCTCCTGTCTGGAAATCTCTTCTGTCACTCTCACTCCGATGAGCTCGCCGGAGTCCAACCTGTCCGGAGGCCTACTAACTCCACCTCCCGCCAAACCTCCGCTCCTTCCTCCTAAGCCTTCCGAGGGATGCAGCATCCCACGACCACGCGTAAAGCTGCTTTTCTATCTTCCTCCTACTGCTGCCTgcctttctctttctcctgcCGCTTCTGCTACTTCACTTGCTATTTATTTTGAAGGACGGAGCcactttggtttgtttttcttcaactTATCTTTTCCTCGTACAGGCTGGCAGCATCTCCATGAAACCACAGTCCACAGACATTTTCGACATGATTCCTTTCTCACCTGTGACACCGCTGGTGCCCACGCTGGCCAGCAATGGCTGCCCCCCACCGCCGCCGACCACATTACCACCAGACATAAGTGAGTA
Coding sequences:
- the gulp1a gene encoding PTB domain-containing engulfment adapter protein 1 isoform X6 encodes the protein MNRAFNRKKDKTWMHTPEALAKHYISYNVKFLGNTEVEAPKGTEVVKDAVRKLKFQRHIKKSEGQKIPKVELQISIYGVKILDPKTKDVQHNCQLHRISFCADDKTDKRIFTFICKDSESNKHLCYVFDSEKCAEEITLTIGQAFDLAYKKFLESGGKDVETRKQIGSLQKRIQELETENSELKQQLQNLEEQLMIAHMPPHMNTVDEAYMLRRPSSLFWFDSITTLSCLEISSVTLTPMSSPESNLSGGLLTPPPAKPPLLPPKPSEGCSIPRPRAGSISMKPQSTDIFDMIPFSPVTPLVPTLASNGCPPPPPTTLPPDISKDLFGAEPFDPFTCGAADFPPDIQSQLDEMQRQRCPSKRLLYFTPDSERLGNVSLRGSFQDPWNIFRYLQ
- the gulp1a gene encoding PTB domain-containing engulfment adapter protein 1 isoform X3, whose product is MGISEDRCIFPSSWTLDLSPCGTLSHTQAGFWRHTFSTMNRAFNRKKDKTWMHTPEALAKHYISYNVKFLGNTEVEAPKGTEVVKDAVRKLKFQRHIKKSEGQKIPKVELQISIYGVKILDPKTKDVQHNCQLHRISFCADDKTDKRIFTFICKDSESNKHLCYVFDSEKCAEEITLTIGQAFDLAYKKFLESGGKDVETRKQIGSLQKRIQELETENSELKQQLQNLEEQLMIAHMPPHMNTVDEAYMLRRPSSLFWFDSITTLSCLEISSVTLTPMSSPESNLSGGLLTPPPAKPPLLPPKPSEGCSIPRPRAGSISMKPQSTDIFDMIPFSPVTPLVPTLASNGCPPPPPTTLPPDISKDLFGAEPFDPFTCGAADFPPDIQSQLDEMQEGFKMGLTLEGTVFSLDPLDSRC
- the gulp1a gene encoding PTB domain-containing engulfment adapter protein 1 isoform X7, producing the protein MGISEDRCIFPSSWTLDLSPCGTLSHTQAGFWRHTFSTMNRAFNRKKDKTWMHTPEALAKHYISYNVKFLGNTEVEAPKGTEVVKDAVRKLKFQRHIKKSEGQKIPKVELQISIYGVKILDPKTKDVQHNCQLHRISFCADDKTDKRIFTFICKDSESNKHLCYVFDSEKCAEEITLTIGQAFDLAYKKFLESGGKDVETRKQIGSLQKRIQELETENSELKQQLQNLEEQLMIAHMPPAGSISMKPQSTDIFDMIPFSPVTPLVPTLASNGCPPPPPTTLPPDISKDLFGAEPFDPFTCGAADFPPDIQSQLDEMQRQRCPSKRLLYFTPDSERLGNVSLRGSFQDPWNIFRYLQ
- the gulp1a gene encoding PTB domain-containing engulfment adapter protein 1 isoform X1, with the translated sequence MGISEDRCIFPSSWTLDLSPCGTLSHTQAGFWRHTFSTMNRAFNRKKDKTWMHTPEALAKHYISYNVKFLGNTEVEAPKGTEVVKDAVRKLKFQRHIKKSEGQKIPKVELQISIYGVKILDPKTKDVQHNCQLHRISFCADDKTDKRIFTFICKDSESNKHLCYVFDSEKCAEEITLTIGQAFDLAYKKFLESGGKDVETRKQIGSLQKRIQELETENSELKQQLQNLEEQLMIAHMPPHMNTVDEAYMLRRPSSLFWFDSITTLSCLEISSVTLTPMSSPESNLSGGLLTPPPAKPPLLPPKPSEGCSIPRPRAGSISMKPQSTDIFDMIPFSPVTPLVPTLASNGCPPPPPTTLPPDISKDLFGAEPFDPFTCGAADFPPDIQSQLDEMQRQRCPSKRLLYFTPDSERLGNVSLRGSFQDPWNIFRYLQ
- the gulp1a gene encoding PTB domain-containing engulfment adapter protein 1 isoform X2, translating into MGISEDRCIFPSSWTLDLSPCGTLSHTQAGFWRHTFSTMNRAFNRKKDKTWMHTPEALAKHYISYNVKFLGNTEVEAPKGTEVVKDAVRKLKFQRHIKKSEGQKIPKVELQISIYGVKILDPKTKDVQHNCQLHRISFCADDKTDKRIFTFICKDSESNKHLCYVFDSEKCAEEITLTIGQAFDLAYKKFLESGGKDVETRKQIGSLQKRIQELETENSELKQQLQNLEEQLMIAHMPPHMNTVDEAYMLRRPSSLFWFDSITTLSCLEISSVTLTPMSSPESNLSGGLLTPPPAKPPLLPPKPSEGCSIPRPRAGSISMKPQSTDIFDMIPFSPVTPLVPTLASNGCPPPPPTTLPPDISKDLFGAEPFDPFTCGAADFPPDIQSQLDEMQDVASRRQHCTDRLIFFQRTLEISPSTFFLFVTVNT
- the gulp1a gene encoding PTB domain-containing engulfment adapter protein 1 isoform X9 — encoded protein: MGISEDRCIFPSSWTLDLSPCGTLSHTQAGFWRHTFSTMNRAFNRKKDKTWMHTPEALAKHYISYNVKFLGNTEVEAPKGTEVVKDAVRKLKFQRHIKKSEGQKIPKVELQISIYGVKILDPKTKDVQHNCQLHRISFCADDKTDKRIFTFICKDSESNKHLCYVFDSEKCAEEITLTIGQAFDLAYKKFLESGGKDVETRKQIGSLQKRIQELETENSELKQQLQNLEEQLMIAHMPPAGSISMKPQSTDIFDMIPFSPVTPLVPTLASNGCPPPPPTTLPPDISKDLFGAEPFDPFTCGAADFPPDIQSQLDEMQRQRWRGSKWD
- the gulp1a gene encoding PTB domain-containing engulfment adapter protein 1 isoform X5 encodes the protein MGISEDRCIFPSSWTLDLSPCGTLSHTQAGFWRHTFSTMNRAFNRKKDKTWMHTPEALAKHYISYNVKFLGNTEVEAPKGTEVVKDAVRKLKFQRHIKKSEGQKIPKVELQISIYGVKILDPKTKDVQHNCQLHRISFCADDKTDKRIFTFICKDSESNKHLCYVFDSEKCAEEITLTIGQAFDLAYKKFLESGGKDVETRKQIGSLQKRIQELETENSELKQQLQNLEEQLMIAHMPPHMNTVDEAYMLRRPSSLFWFDSITTLSCLEISSVTLTPMSSPESNLSGGLLTPPPAKPPLLPPKPSEGCSIPRPRAGSISMKPQSTDIFDMIPFSPVTPLVPTLASNGCPPPPPTTLPPDISKDLFGAEPFDPFTCGAADFPPDIQSQLDEMQPIKKAVVLHT
- the gulp1a gene encoding PTB domain-containing engulfment adapter protein 1 isoform X4 gives rise to the protein MGISEDRCIFPSSWTLDLSPCGTLSHTQAGFWRHTFSTMNRAFNRKKDKTWMHTPEALAKHYISYNVKFLGNTEVEAPKGTEVVKDAVRKLKFQRHIKKSEGQKIPKVELQISIYGVKILDPKTKDVQHNCQLHRISFCADDKTDKRIFTFICKDSESNKHLCYVFDSEKCAEEITLTIGQAFDLAYKKFLESGGKDVETRKQIGSLQKRIQELETENSELKQQLQNLEEQLMIAHMPPHMNTVDEAYMLRRPSSLFWFDSITTLSCLEISSVTLTPMSSPESNLSGGLLTPPPAKPPLLPPKPSEGCSIPRPRAGSISMKPQSTDIFDMIPFSPVTPLVPTLASNGCPPPPPTTLPPDISKDLFGAEPFDPFTCGAADFPPDIQSQLDEMQRQRWRGSKWD
- the gulp1a gene encoding PTB domain-containing engulfment adapter protein 1 isoform X8, which gives rise to MGISEDRCIFPSSWTLDLSPCGTLSHTQAGFWRHTFSTMNRAFNRKKDKTWMHTPEALAKHYISYNVKFLGNTEVEAPKGTEVVKDAVRKLKFQRHIKKSEGQKIPKVELQISIYGVKILDPKTKDVQHNCQLHRISFCADDKTDKRIFTFICKDSESNKHLCYVFDSEKCAEEITLTIGQAFDLAYKKFLESGGKDVETRKQIGSLQKRIQELETENSELKQQLQNLEEQLMIAHMPPAGSISMKPQSTDIFDMIPFSPVTPLVPTLASNGCPPPPPTTLPPDISKDLFGAEPFDPFTCGAADFPPDIQSQLDEMQEGFKMGLTLEGTVFSLDPLDSRC